The genomic DNA GAGCGGCTGGTCGGCTGCCTGGTCAACACCCTGCCGATCCGGGTCGACCTGACCGGCGACCCGGACTTCGCCGAGCTGACCACCCGCACCTGGCGCACCGCGCTGACCGCGCTCGGCCACCAGGACGTGCCGTTCGAGCAGATCGTCCAGGCCGTCGGCGAGGAGCGGCAGCTGAGCCACGCCCCGCTGTTCCAGACCATGCTGACGGTGCAGAACTTCACCTTCACCGTGCCGGAGTTCGCCGGGCTGCGCACCACCGAGGTGGACGTGGAGATCGAGGCGGCCAAGTTCGACCTCGCGCTGACCCTCGACGTGTCCACCAGGGCGCCGTTCCTGCGCGCCGAGTTCTCCACCGAGCTGTTCGAACCGGACACCGCCGAACGGCTGCTGGAGCAGTACCACACCCTGCTCGCCTCGGTGGTGGGCGACGGCGAGCCCGGCCCGGTCTCGGCCCGGGAGCACCACCTGCTCACCGCCGGGTGGAACCCGCCGGTGCGGCACCGGCCGGCCGAACACCCCTCCGTGCTGGGCGCGTTCCGCGACCACGCGGCCCGCACCCCGGACGCGGTCGCACTGGTCCACCGCGGCGAACAGGTGGCGTACGGCGAGCTGGACCGCTGGTCCGACCGGATCGCCGCCGGACTGGCAGCCGCCGGCCTCGCCCGGGGCGAGCGGGTCGGCCTGCTGCTCGGCCGCTCGCCGGCGGTGGTCGCCGCGATCCTCGGCGTCTGGAAGGCCGGCGGGGTGTACGTCCCGCTCGACCCCGAGTACCCGCGGCAGCGCCTGGAGCTGATCCTGGACAGCGCCCGGCCGGCCACCCTGCTGGTCGAGGCCGACACCCTCGACCTGGCCCGCAAACTGCCCGGCGACCTCGCCCTGCTGGACGCCCGCACCCTGGACGGCCCGGCACCCGCCCCCGCGGCGCTGCCCGACCCGGACGACCTCGCGTACCTCATCTACACCTCCGGCTCCACCGGCGTGCCCAAGGGCGTGATGGTCCGTCACCGCGGCCTGAACGCGCTCTGCGACCCCACCCCGGCCGGCCTGGAGACCGGCCCCGGCGACCGGTGGCTGGGCGCCCACTCCTTCTCCTTCGACGTCTCGGTCTGGGAGATGTGGGGCGCGCTGTCGTCCGGCGCCCGGCTGGTCGTCGCCGACCAGGCCGACCTGGTCGACCCGGCGCGGCTGGCCCGGCTGGCGCACACCGAACGGATCACGGTGCTCAGCCTCACCCCCGGCGCCCTCTACCGCCTGCTCCCGCCCTTCTTCGACACGCTCGGACCGGGCAAGTCCCCGGTGCGGTACGTGGTGCTGGCGGGCGAGGCGCTGAGCTGGTCCCGGCTGGCCTCGCTGGTCGACCCGGAGCGGATGCCCGCGGTCTTCGTCAACATGTACGGGATCACCGAGGGCACCATCCACGTCACCGTCGCCCAGGCCCAGGCCGCCGACCTCGGCGAGGTGCGGGACGGCGACATCGGCGTGCCGCTGCCCTCCGCCCGCTGCTACGTCCTGGACGAGCGGCAGCGCCCCAGCGGCATCAACGTGCCCGGCGAGCTGTACGTCGGCGGTGACCTGGTCGCCGCCGGGTACGTCGGCATGCCCGAGCTCACCGCGGCCCGCTTCGGCGCCGACCCGTACGCCCCGGGCACCCTCTACCGGACCGGCGACCTCGCCAAGTGGGCGCCGGACGGGCGTCTGGTCTACCTCGGCCGGGAGGACGCCCAGGTCAAGGTGCGCGGATACCGGGTGGAACTCGCCGACGTGGAGGCCGCGTTCCTGCGCCAGGCGGGTGTGCGCTCCTGCGTGGCCGCGGCCGAGGACGACGAACTGGTCGCCTTCGTGGTCGCGGACCCCGCCGCCGGCGGCGAACGCGAACTGCGCGCCCTGGTCCGCGACGAGCTGCCCGGCTACATGGTGCCGTCCCGGATCGTGCCGGTGGAGCGGATCCCGCTGAACGCCAACGGCAAGGTCGACACCCGCCGGCTGCTCGCCGAGGCCGGGCGGGCCTCCGCCCCGGCCGCCGCCCCCACCCCGGCGCGCCCGGCCGACGACACCCTGACCGAGCGGATCCGGGCGATCTGGGCCGAGGTGCTGCGCCGCCCCGACCTGGAGCCCGGCGACAACTTCTTCGACGTGGGCGGCCACAGCTTCGCCCTGATCACCGTGCAGCAGCGGATGGCCGAGGTCGGCCTGGAGATCTCGGTCACCGACCTCTTCCGCTTCGGCACGGCGGCGGCCTGCGCCGCCCACTTCCGGCCGGCGCCGACCGCGCCCGCCACCGACCAACGGCTCGCAGAACGCCGGCAGGGCCGCGAACAGCTCGCCCGCCGGCGGCGACTGAGCAGAGGGGACGAGCATGCCTGACGACCTGGGACAGGACCGGATCGCCATCATCGGGATGGGGATCCGGCTGCCCGGAGCCGGACGGGACCTGGACCGCTTCTGGCACAACATCGAGAACGGCGTCGAGGCGATGAGCTTCTTCGACCGCGAGCAGCTGCGCAGCTGGGGCTACCCCGACGAGGTGATCGACCACCCCGACTTCGTCCCGGCCCGCTCGGTGCTCGACGACTACGACCGCTTCGACGGCCGGCTGTTCGGCTACTCGCCGCAGGACAGCGTCCTGATGGACCCGCAGCAGCGGGTCCTGCTCGAGTGCGCCTGGAGCGCCCTGGAGCACGCCGGCTACCCGCCGATCGCCCCGGACGGCAACCGGATCGCCGTGCACGTCGGCACCGGCCTCAACGTCTACCTGCTGGACGTCCTGTGGCCCAACGCCCGCGCGGTGAAGTCCGCCGGCGGCCTGCAGATCCTGATCTCCAGCGACAAGGACTTCGCCGCCACCCGGATCGCGTACAAGCTCAACCTCCAGGGCACCGCGTTCACCGTGCAGACCGCCTGCTCCACCTCGCTGGTCGCCGTCCACCTGGCGGTGCAGAGCCTGCTCACCTACGAGGCCGACGTCGCGCTGGCCGGGGCCGCCTCGGTGGCACCGCCCACCCGGCGCGGCCACTTCCACGAACCCGGCGGGATCTTCTCCCCGGACGGGCGCTGCCGCACCTTCGACAGCCAGGCCCAGGGCACCGTGGACGCCGACGGCGGCGCCATCCTGGTGCTCAAGCGGCTGGAGGACGCGATCCGGGACAACGACACCGTGCACGCGGTGATCGCCGGCACCGCCGCCGTCAACGACGGCGCCCGCAAGGCGGGCTTCACCGCACCGGGCCCGGAGGGCCAGGCGACCGCGATCCGCTCAGCCCTCGCGGTCGCCGGCGTCGAGCCGGACGGCATCGGCCTGGTCGAGGCGCACGGCACCGGCACCATCCTCGGCGACCCGATCGAGGTCTCCGCACTGCGGACCGTCTTCGACACCGACCGCCCCGACCGTCAGCCGGTCGCCCTCGGCGCGCTCAAGTCGATCATGGGCCACCTGGACACCGCGGCCGGCGTGGTCGGCGTGGTCAAGACCGTCCTCGCCCTGAAGAACCGCACCATCCCGCCGGTCGCCCGGTTCACCGAGGCCAACCCCGCGCTGGAGCTCGACAAGTCGGTGCTGTACGTCCCCACCGAGGCGCACGAATGGCCCGCCATCGACGGGATCCGCCGGGCCGGCGTCAGCTCCTTCGGCATCGGCGGCACCAACACCCACGTCGTCCTGGAGGAGGCCCCGGCCGTCCACCGCACCGGGCGCCGCCGCCGCGAGGGCAGCGAACTGCTGCTGGTCTCCGCCAAGACCGAGGACACCGCCACCGCGAGCCTCGCCCGGATCAACGAGCACCTCGCCGACCTGCCCGCCGCCGACCTCCCCGACCTCGGGTACACCCTGCGCGCCGGCCGGGTCGAGTTCCCCTGGCGCGGCTGCCTGATCCGTACCCCCGACGAGGAGCTCAAGCCGCTGCGCCCGGTCCGCCGGGCCGCCGCCAAGAACGCCGAACGGGGCGTCGGCTACTTCCTCACCGCCGGCGGCCGCCTCCCGGGCAGCCCGCACACCTACAACCTCGACCCGCACTTCCGGCGGATCGTCGACCGGGGCTACGCCGAACTGCGCACCCTGGACGCCGAACCCGACCTGGAGACCCGGGAGCTGGCCGGCCGCTTCGCGCTCGCCCAGGCCTGGATCGACGCGCTCCGCCGCCGCGGCGTCCGCCCGTCCGCCCTGACCGGCTTGGGCGTCGGCGCCCTCGCCGCGGCAAGCGCCGCCGGTGTCCTGGACTTCACCGACGCCATCGGCCTCACCCTCGGCCGGAGCGCCGACGGCCTGCGCTGCGCCGAGCCGACCGTCCCGCTGTACGCCCCGGACGGCACCCCGATCGGTGCCGACCAGGCCGCCGACCCGCACTACTGGGCGACGCGGCTGCACGAGGAGCACGACCGGACCTTCGCCCCGCCCGCCACCGGACCCGACCCGGCCGCCTGGCTGGAGATCGGCACCCAGGTGCTGCCGCACGTCGACGTCGAACTCCCGCCGCTGTCCAACGGCTACGACCGGATGCTCGCCTCCGTCGGCCTGCTCTGGGAGATGGGCATCGGCGGCCCCTGGGACCCCGAGCTCGACGAGGGCCTGCGCCGCGTCCCGGCCCCCGGCTACCCCTTCGCCCCCACCCGCCACTACCTCGACATCCCCCCCACCGCCAAGGAGAGGCACCTGTGATGAGCGAGCACCTTGACCCGGCACGGGCGGCCGAGCTCGAGCAGATCTGGATGGAGGTCCTCGGCGTCGACGCCGTCGACCCGGACGACGACTTCTTCGACCTCGGCGGCCACTCGCTCAGCGCCCTGAGACTGTCCACCCTGATCCGCCAGGAACTCGGCCTCGCCGTCGAACTCGCCCACGTCCTGGAGAACCCGCGCTTCGGCGACCTGCTGGCCGTCGCCGCGCAGGCCGCGCCGGAGCGGGTCGCCGAGGGCGGCCGGGCATGACCCTTCCGGTCAGCCCGCTCACCGAGTGGACCCCGCTGATCGTCGACCTCCTCGGCCTCCCGGCCGAGGAGGTCGCGGCCCGCTCCCGGCAGGAGTCCTTCACCGCGCTCGGCGGCACCTCCCTGCAGGCCATCGCGCTCACCGCGAACGGCCAGCGCCACCTCGCCCTGGACGTCGAGGTGGCCCGACTGCTCGGCGCCCTCCCGCTGGCCGAGGCCCTGGCCGGAGCCCGGACGTACGTCCGCACCGACCCCGCCCCGCGCCCGGCCGGCGCCGAACCCCGCGACCGGGAGCTGCTGCCCGGTCAGAAGGCCATGCTCGCCGCCCACCTGGCCGGTCGCGACCAGGCCTACCACCTGATGTTCACCCTGCAGCCGGACGGCCCGCTCGACCCCGACCGCACCGAGGCCGCCCTGCGCGCCCTCACCGCCCGGCACGAGTCGCTGCGCACCCTGTTCACCGAGCACGCCGGGGGCGCCCGCCGGACCGTCCTGCCCGCCGGCCGCACCCCGCGCCTGCTCCACCAGCGACTGCCCGCCGGCACCGACCCCGTCCGCGCCGTCCACGAGCTGTACGGACGGCGCGCCGCCGAACTGCTGCGCCCCTTCGAGCAGCCGCCGGTGGTCTTCGTCCGCACCGACACGGGGGAGCGGACCCTGCTCACCGTCCTGGTGCACCACGTGCTGGCCGACGGCTGGAGCATCGGCGTGCTGTGGCGCGAGTTCGCCCGGCTCCACCA from Kitasatospora terrestris includes the following:
- a CDS encoding beta-ketoacyl synthase N-terminal-like domain-containing protein, which produces MPDDLGQDRIAIIGMGIRLPGAGRDLDRFWHNIENGVEAMSFFDREQLRSWGYPDEVIDHPDFVPARSVLDDYDRFDGRLFGYSPQDSVLMDPQQRVLLECAWSALEHAGYPPIAPDGNRIAVHVGTGLNVYLLDVLWPNARAVKSAGGLQILISSDKDFAATRIAYKLNLQGTAFTVQTACSTSLVAVHLAVQSLLTYEADVALAGAASVAPPTRRGHFHEPGGIFSPDGRCRTFDSQAQGTVDADGGAILVLKRLEDAIRDNDTVHAVIAGTAAVNDGARKAGFTAPGPEGQATAIRSALAVAGVEPDGIGLVEAHGTGTILGDPIEVSALRTVFDTDRPDRQPVALGALKSIMGHLDTAAGVVGVVKTVLALKNRTIPPVARFTEANPALELDKSVLYVPTEAHEWPAIDGIRRAGVSSFGIGGTNTHVVLEEAPAVHRTGRRRREGSELLLVSAKTEDTATASLARINEHLADLPAADLPDLGYTLRAGRVEFPWRGCLIRTPDEELKPLRPVRRAAAKNAERGVGYFLTAGGRLPGSPHTYNLDPHFRRIVDRGYAELRTLDAEPDLETRELAGRFALAQAWIDALRRRGVRPSALTGLGVGALAAASAAGVLDFTDAIGLTLGRSADGLRCAEPTVPLYAPDGTPIGADQAADPHYWATRLHEEHDRTFAPPATGPDPAAWLEIGTQVLPHVDVELPPLSNGYDRMLASVGLLWEMGIGGPWDPELDEGLRRVPAPGYPFAPTRHYLDIPPTAKERHL
- a CDS encoding phosphopantetheine-binding protein, whose protein sequence is MSEHLDPARAAELEQIWMEVLGVDAVDPDDDFFDLGGHSLSALRLSTLIRQELGLAVELAHVLENPRFGDLLAVAAQAAPERVAEGGRA
- a CDS encoding amino acid adenylation domain-containing protein, with the protein product MTRTARASFTQERFYFLNELQPGNPAYVVAFALRMEGPLDRAALAAALRRVAAKHEVLHTGFAVLDGELVQRLVDDGEPEVTLHDGGPADRAGQDARLRELVAAEAARPFDLAAGRVLRAHLLSWDAEQHALVVLVHHIACDGWAVGLLLDDLAEEYSTGTGGPAGPSYLDYAEAQRALWSKNTRRLEHWRQLLTGAPQLTLHTDHPRPGVLSFAGAVLRRPVDPELVDRLTAWAKERGTTLFGVALAAYAKVLGGYARQQEVVIGVPVANRLDEAEERLVGCLVNTLPIRVDLTGDPDFAELTTRTWRTALTALGHQDVPFEQIVQAVGEERQLSHAPLFQTMLTVQNFTFTVPEFAGLRTTEVDVEIEAAKFDLALTLDVSTRAPFLRAEFSTELFEPDTAERLLEQYHTLLASVVGDGEPGPVSAREHHLLTAGWNPPVRHRPAEHPSVLGAFRDHAARTPDAVALVHRGEQVAYGELDRWSDRIAAGLAAAGLARGERVGLLLGRSPAVVAAILGVWKAGGVYVPLDPEYPRQRLELILDSARPATLLVEADTLDLARKLPGDLALLDARTLDGPAPAPAALPDPDDLAYLIYTSGSTGVPKGVMVRHRGLNALCDPTPAGLETGPGDRWLGAHSFSFDVSVWEMWGALSSGARLVVADQADLVDPARLARLAHTERITVLSLTPGALYRLLPPFFDTLGPGKSPVRYVVLAGEALSWSRLASLVDPERMPAVFVNMYGITEGTIHVTVAQAQAADLGEVRDGDIGVPLPSARCYVLDERQRPSGINVPGELYVGGDLVAAGYVGMPELTAARFGADPYAPGTLYRTGDLAKWAPDGRLVYLGREDAQVKVRGYRVELADVEAAFLRQAGVRSCVAAAEDDELVAFVVADPAAGGERELRALVRDELPGYMVPSRIVPVERIPLNANGKVDTRRLLAEAGRASAPAAAPTPARPADDTLTERIRAIWAEVLRRPDLEPGDNFFDVGGHSFALITVQQRMAEVGLEISVTDLFRFGTAAACAAHFRPAPTAPATDQRLAERRQGREQLARRRRLSRGDEHA